The following are encoded together in the Oceanobacillus zhaokaii genome:
- a CDS encoding YphA family membrane protein, which produces MASGILFYWFSWILWIIATFILKKNRLRTFLASWILLSIIGTYVNLQIENLTVSLSIIILFLGSIVLIARNDNLLYLIFSAFTLMIGYASFRFWELLSPVLMFLPRGLLITVLFSLLTCILTRNYYSRLSVCLLGMLAGELIYQLTVSYIGFNEVIGELFFFDYLLSTVLFITFLKVVHKVSNATFNWIRNFWVRLRLQNQ; this is translated from the coding sequence ATGGCAAGTGGAATTCTGTTTTATTGGTTTAGCTGGATCCTTTGGATTATTGCTACTTTTATTTTAAAAAAGAATCGATTGCGAACTTTTTTAGCGAGCTGGATATTATTATCTATTATTGGTACGTATGTTAATCTTCAGATTGAAAACCTAACAGTCTCTCTATCGATTATCATTCTATTTTTAGGTTCAATCGTATTAATCGCTCGTAATGATAATTTGCTTTATCTTATTTTCTCAGCCTTCACATTAATGATTGGTTATGCTTCGTTTCGCTTTTGGGAGTTATTATCACCCGTTTTAATGTTTTTACCGAGAGGCCTGCTTATTACCGTTCTCTTTAGTTTGTTAACCTGTATTTTAACTAGAAATTATTACAGTAGATTAAGTGTTTGTCTCCTTGGGATGTTAGCCGGTGAGTTGATATATCAGCTTACTGTATCTTATATTGGATTCAATGAAGTAATTGGGGAATTATTTTTCTTCGATTATTTATTGAGTACAGTTTTATTTATCACTTTTTTAAAAGTTGTTCATAAGGTAAGTAATGCGACGTTCAATTGGATTCGGAACTTTTGGGTACGACTGCGCCTGCAAAATCAATAA